The nucleotide window ACGGTAATCGGATGCCCCGGGCCTTGCAACTTGGAGATGGCGAGTTCGAGTTTTTTGACGAAGGAAGTCTTGGGGCCGGCCACCGGAATGAGGGAAGACTTATAGTCGCCGACGTCGATGCGATGGGACGAGACCGGCGGCGAAGTCACCGGGCGCAACGCGGCCTGGATGGACTCGCTGACCGCCCGGTACTTCCCCTCGTTGACCGAGGAGACGGAATACATCACGACGAAAAAGGCGAAGAGGAGCGTGATGAAGTCGGCGTAGGAGACCAGCCACCGCTCGTGGTTCTCATGCTCTTCGTGTTTGTGCTTCTTCGCCATGGCGGAAAGTAAGCGGTCGGCATTCAGCTCTCAGCTCGTTGCTTCGAAATTCATGCTGAAAGCTGAGGGCTGACGGCTGCTCACTTCTTTTTCTCGACGGCACGCTCGCTGTGCGGCAGATAGCCTTCCAGCTTCTCCTGCAGCATGCGGGGATTCTCGCCCTGCGCCAGCCCGACGAGCCCCTCGATCATCATCGTACGCGCCGTGGTCGTGCCCTTGATTTTCAATTTGATCTTGTTGGCGAGCGGCAAAAAGAACAGGTTGGCCGCGCCGACCCCGTAGACGGTCGCCACGAAGGCAACCGCGATGCCGCCGCCCAGCTTCGAGGGGTCGGCCAGGTTTTCCATCACATGGATCAACCCGAGCACGGCGCCGAGAATCCCGACCGTCGGGGCGTAGCCACCGGCTGCCTCCCACACCTTGGCCGCGGTCACCCCCTCCTCCTCCTCATGCTCCACCTCGAGCTCAAGCATGCCCTGCATCACCTTGGCATCGGTCCCGTCCACGATCATCTGCACGCCCTTTCGGAAGAGCGGGTCCTTGATGTCTTTCAGCTTGCCCTCCAGCGCCAGCAGCCCTTGCTTGCGCGAGATATTCGCCAGGTCCACGATCTGGGCGATGTGCTCCTTGGCATGGCTCTTGGGATCGAACAGCGCGAGGGACAGCGAGGTCACGCCCTTGATCACCACGGACAGGGGATTCTGGACGCAGATCGCCCCGATGGTGCCCCCCATCACGATGATGAAGGCGGTCAGCTGCATGATGGAGCCGAGGTGTCCGCCTTCCAGCGCCTGGCCGCCGATGATCGAGCCGAGCGCAAGCGCGATCCCGACGAAGGTCATAATGTCCATGACGCGTCGCTCCTAACAGGCACGATCCGACACAAACCGGCAGCAACGGCGCGAACCAAGCCGGGCTTCACTTTCCCCGCTTGCACGCCTGAAAAATCTCTGATATAGGCTAGGCAAGAAGTGCCTCGTCGGTTCACCCGCAACGTATGGAGGCTCCATGACACCGGCAGACAGCCTGATGCTGGACGCCAAGCAGGCGATTCTCGAGGAACAGCACCGTCGCTTCCAGTCTCTGCAGGAGGAAGGACGGCTGCAGGAAGCCATGCAGCAGTTCCAGGTCACACTGGGCTGCGCATCCGACCTGCTGAACGATTCGCTCGGCGTGCTGGAGCGGTTGCTGGTCGAACGACGCAGCGCCGTCCTCCCGCACGGCCAAGAGCCGCCCCGGCTCCCCGAGCTGGGCGCCTAACTCCGCCCGCGGAACCCCCTTCAGGCCGCTTCCGACACCGCCCCATCGGTGGGCAAGAGGAGCCGTTTCAGGTCCAAGAGCGTCAGCAGCCGGTCCTCAAGCCGGCCGACGCCTTGGATGAACTCGGCGCCGACGGTCGCGCCCAGCGACGGCGCCGGCTCCATGGCGCTCTTGGGAATCCGCAACACCTCCGAGACCGAGTCCACGACCAGACCGACCACCCGCCCGCGCACCATCACCACCACGATGCGCGACTGGGCCGTCCGCGCCGCCTCCGGTACGCCCAGACGCCGGCGCAGATCCAGCACCGGGATGATGCGGCCGCGCAGGTTGATGACCCCTTCCACGAAAGACGGGGATTTGGGGACTCTGGTAATCTCGACCATGCGGATGATCTCCTGAACGCTCAGGATATCCACCGCAAATTCCTCCCCGTCCACGTGGCAGGTGACGAACTGGGAAAACTCCTCCGTGCTTGCTTCGTGTTCGGCGGACGCGGTGTTATAGACATCGCTGGCTCTCGCCGGATCGGTCTTCTGGGTGATCATCCCCTTACCCCCTGCGCTTGTCCGAGCCGGCGATTTTGAACCCGCCGACGATGGTCTGCAGCTCCGTCGCCAGCACGCTGAGATCCTGGCTGGCCTTGGCCGACTCCGTGGCTCCGCCGGCCGACTCCTTGCTGACCTTGGCGACGTTCTCCAGATCGCCGGAGATCTGCTGAGTGGCCACGGACTGCTCTTCCGCCGCGACCGCGATCAGCCGGATCATGTCCGCCGTCTGCGTCACCCGTTCGGCGATGGTGGCCAGGGATTCGCCGGTCTTGTTGACGAGATCGACCCCGCTGTTGACCTTTTGCGTCCCCTCGTCCATCGAGGCCACCGCCCCCTTGGTGTCCTGTTGGATGTGGCGGATCATGTCGCCGATTTCCTTCGTGGCTTTGGTCGTCCGCTCGGCCAGCTTCCGGACCTCGTCGGCGACGACCGCGAACCCGCGGCCCTGTTCGCCGGCCCGGGCCGCTTCAATCGCGGCATTCAACGCCAGCAAGTTGGTCTGGTCCGCGATGTCCTCGATGACCCGCACGATCTCCCCGATCTGATCCGACGATTTGCCGAGCGTCGCGATGATCGTCGCCGACTGGGACACGGCGTCGGAGAGCTGCTGCATCCCCGAAATCGTCTCCTGCACGACGTCCTTGCCGCTCTTGGCCGTTTCCACCGCTTCCTGGGCGATCGAGGCCGCCTTGCCGGAGTTCTGGGCCACCTCGCCGACGGTCGCGTTCATTTCCTCCACCGCGGCTGCGGTCTGGGCCGTCCGCGCCGTCAAGCCGTCGGCCCCCTTGGCCATCTCCTCGGAGGTGGCGGACAGTTGAACGGACGCGGCCGCCACCTTGTCCGTCACATGGGCGACTTTCCCGATCATCCCCTGCAATTTCTCGATGAACAGGTTCATCCAGCCGGCCAGTTCGTTGATCTCATCCTTCCCGGCCACCGGCACCCGCTTGGTCAAATCGCCTTCGCCCTCGGCAATGTCGTGCGTGATCGCCGTCATCTGATGCAGGGGCTTCAGCACAACCACGCGCAAGAGGCCGTACATCGCGGCCAGGATGGCCAGGATCATGCCGATGAGGACCATCGCACTCTTGACAAAGGAATCCTGCGCAAATTGTTTCGCCTTGACCATCGGGAAGGACACCGACAATATGCCCAGCGTATCCCCGATTTTCTTGTCCGTATGGCAGCCGATGCAGGCGGCCACCTGGGCCTTGTCCGGGGTCGCGCGGCGGTAGAAGGGCTCTCCGTTCTGCTCTTCCACCCGCGCATAGGATTCGGCTCCGCCCATAATGGCCCTCATCGCCGCTTCCTCGAAGCCGTCCTTGGGCGCATTGCTCGGATTCAGCGGGGTCGCGCTCACCATGCGTGCCGTCAAGATCCCGTCCTTGCCCAGTATCTCGCCGATTTCCCTCATGGCCGTGGCCGGCAGCGGCACCGCCTTGGGATTGTCCGCATGGTCCTTGACCACGACCATCTCGCTCTTGGGCATAGCCTTGACCTTGGCCACATAGTTCTTGGTAATGTAGGCGCGGGTGGCTTCCATCTGCGCCTGCACGACTTTGCCACGCATCTCCAGCATCCCCAACAGTTGGACTTGGTTTTGCTGGTAGGTCACCCACAGGCCGATGGCCATGACCACGAGCCCGACGCCCGTGATCAACATGAGAAACTTCGGTCCGATTTTCATTTGCTGCAACATGGCACTCCCCCCTCCTTGGTATTGTGCGGCGGCTCCGTGCCCCGCACCTCCTGTGACGCCTGTGACGATTGAGATGCTCCCTCGAGACTCCCTAAATCATGTTCATCACTTCGCCCGCGACGTGAGACAGAGGCACGACCTTGTCCGCATAGCCTCCGTCCACCACCGCCTTGGGCATGCCGTAGACCACGCAAGTCGCCTCGTCCTGGGCCACCGTCCGGCCCTTGGCCCCCTTGATGGCCTTCATCCCCTCCAGCCCGTCGTGGCCCATGCCGGTCAGGATGACGCCGATCCCGCGCCCCGAATAGATCTCGGCCACCGACTGCATCATGATGTCCACGGAAGGCGCGTGGAGATGGTTTTCTCGGTTGGGCGCCAGGGTGATCGACACATCGAGCGCGCTCCGCCGGGCCACCCGCATCTGCAAGCCGCCCGGCGCCATCAAGGCGACCCCGGGGGCGACCACCTGGCCGTCCTCCGCCTCACGCACCTCGATCTGGCAGAGCTGGTTCATCCGCTCCGCGAAGGGCTTGGTAAAGTATTTCGGCATGTGCTGGACGACCAGGATGCCGGCCGGAAAATCTTTCGGGAACAGGGGCAGGACATCCTGGAGCGCCTTCGGTCCCCCGGTCGAACAGCCGATGGCGACGATCTTGTTGCCCCGCATCACGCTGAGGGCCGATTGCGTGAGCGTCGGCAGCGGCAGGGGCTTCGGCCGGCTGCCGTTGGGCCTGGCAATCTTGCCCGCCGAACCGGCCGCCGCGATGATTTTGGCGATCAACTCCTGCTGGATCGCCACGATATTCGTCGAGACCCCGTCCAGTTGCTTGGGCAGATAATCCACCGCGCCCAGTTCCAGGGCTTTCAGAGTTTCCTTCGCCCCCTCCTCGGTCAGGGAGCTGACCATGATGACGGGGAGCGGCCTGATCTCCATGATCTTTTTGAGCGCCTCCAGCCCGTTCATCCCCGGCATCTCGACGTCCAGCGTCACCACGTCCGGGTGCAACGTCCCGACCTGCCGGATGGCTTCCTCCCCGTCCCGGGCCATGCCGACCACGGTCATGCGCGGATCGCTGCTCAGCATGGTGCTGATCGTCTTGCGCATGAAGGTGGAATCGTCCACCACCAGAACTTTGATCGGCGCCTGGCTCATGGTCGTGTCCCCTCAAGCATCGAGATACTTGAGAATTTTTTCCGTCAGAATCTTGGGATCGAACTTGGTCACGTAATCCGTCGCCCCGACGCTTTTCCCCTTCTCTTCGTTGCAGACCCCGGTCAGCGAGGAATGCAGGATGATCGGGATGCCGGCGAAGCGGTGATCGGAGCGGACCTGCTTGGTCAGCGCGAACCCGTCCATCTCGGGCATTTCAATATCGCTCAGAATCAGATGGACCTCGTCCCGGACCGACTTCCCCTCGGCCTGCGCCTTGTCCGCCAGG belongs to Nitrospirota bacterium and includes:
- a CDS encoding methyl-accepting chemotaxis protein codes for the protein MLQQMKIGPKFLMLITGVGLVVMAIGLWVTYQQNQVQLLGMLEMRGKVVQAQMEATRAYITKNYVAKVKAMPKSEMVVVKDHADNPKAVPLPATAMREIGEILGKDGILTARMVSATPLNPSNAPKDGFEEAAMRAIMGGAESYARVEEQNGEPFYRRATPDKAQVAACIGCHTDKKIGDTLGILSVSFPMVKAKQFAQDSFVKSAMVLIGMILAILAAMYGLLRVVVLKPLHQMTAITHDIAEGEGDLTKRVPVAGKDEINELAGWMNLFIEKLQGMIGKVAHVTDKVAAASVQLSATSEEMAKGADGLTARTAQTAAAVEEMNATVGEVAQNSGKAASIAQEAVETAKSGKDVVQETISGMQQLSDAVSQSATIIATLGKSSDQIGEIVRVIEDIADQTNLLALNAAIEAARAGEQGRGFAVVADEVRKLAERTTKATKEIGDMIRHIQQDTKGAVASMDEGTQKVNSGVDLVNKTGESLATIAERVTQTADMIRLIAVAAEEQSVATQQISGDLENVAKVSKESAGGATESAKASQDLSVLATELQTIVGGFKIAGSDKRRG
- a CDS encoding flagellar motor protein — encoded protein: MDIMTFVGIALALGSIIGGQALEGGHLGSIMQLTAFIIVMGGTIGAICVQNPLSVVIKGVTSLSLALFDPKSHAKEHIAQIVDLANISRKQGLLALEGKLKDIKDPLFRKGVQMIVDGTDAKVMQGMLELEVEHEEEEGVTAAKVWEAAGGYAPTVGILGAVLGLIHVMENLADPSKLGGGIAVAFVATVYGVGAANLFFLPLANKIKLKIKGTTTARTMMIEGLVGLAQGENPRMLQEKLEGYLPHSERAVEKKK
- a CDS encoding chemotaxis response regulator protein-glutamate methylesterase; translation: MSQAPIKVLVVDDSTFMRKTISTMLSSDPRMTVVGMARDGEEAIRQVGTLHPDVVTLDVEMPGMNGLEALKKIMEIRPLPVIMVSSLTEEGAKETLKALELGAVDYLPKQLDGVSTNIVAIQQELIAKIIAAAGSAGKIARPNGSRPKPLPLPTLTQSALSVMRGNKIVAIGCSTGGPKALQDVLPLFPKDFPAGILVVQHMPKYFTKPFAERMNQLCQIEVREAEDGQVVAPGVALMAPGGLQMRVARRSALDVSITLAPNRENHLHAPSVDIMMQSVAEIYSGRGIGVILTGMGHDGLEGMKAIKGAKGRTVAQDEATCVVYGMPKAVVDGGYADKVVPLSHVAGEVMNMI
- a CDS encoding chemotaxis protein CheW — encoded protein: MITQKTDPARASDVYNTASAEHEASTEEFSQFVTCHVDGEEFAVDILSVQEIIRMVEITRVPKSPSFVEGVINLRGRIIPVLDLRRRLGVPEAARTAQSRIVVVMVRGRVVGLVVDSVSEVLRIPKSAMEPAPSLGATVGAEFIQGVGRLEDRLLTLLDLKRLLLPTDGAVSEAA